In a genomic window of Leifsonia xyli subsp. cynodontis DSM 46306:
- a CDS encoding RNA polymerase sigma factor — protein sequence MKGVHMATRAATKAEGDVVEETSASTATKPVAKKPAVKKPAAKKAAKKTAAKPKGSAGDEDAAVDIDEDEPTDTETDDAVEGNDAGEAEDDVEEADDDAPSGAAGEAAAVKAAADAPLPTDALVLRAVDEDDDIPVYSTTITGATADPVKDYLKQIGKVPLLNAAEEVELAMRIEAGLFAEDRLANTPNMPRELERELRWVARDGQRAKSHLLGANLRLVVSLAKRYTGRGMQFLDLIQEGNLGLIRAVEKFDYTKGFKFSTYATWWIRQAITRAMADQARTIRIPVHMVEVINKLARVQRQMLQDLGREPTPEELSKELDMTPEKVIEVQKYGREPISLHTPLGEDGDSEFGDLIEDTEAVVPADAVGFTMLQKQLESLLDSLSEREAGVIRMRFGLGDGMPKTLDQIGDTFGVTRERIRQIESKTMAKLRHPSRSQSLRDYLE from the coding sequence ATGAAAGGTGTTCACATGGCAACCCGTGCAGCTACGAAGGCTGAGGGGGACGTGGTCGAAGAGACCTCCGCCTCCACAGCGACCAAGCCCGTCGCCAAGAAACCCGCCGTCAAGAAACCTGCCGCCAAGAAGGCGGCGAAGAAGACAGCGGCCAAGCCCAAGGGCAGCGCCGGCGACGAGGACGCCGCGGTCGACATCGACGAGGACGAGCCCACGGACACCGAGACGGACGACGCGGTCGAGGGCAATGACGCCGGGGAAGCGGAGGACGACGTCGAGGAGGCGGACGATGACGCCCCCTCGGGCGCTGCCGGGGAGGCCGCAGCCGTGAAGGCCGCGGCCGATGCGCCGCTGCCGACCGATGCGCTGGTGCTGCGCGCGGTCGACGAAGACGACGACATCCCCGTCTACTCGACCACGATCACCGGCGCGACCGCCGACCCGGTCAAGGACTACCTCAAGCAGATCGGCAAGGTCCCGCTGCTCAACGCGGCGGAGGAGGTCGAACTCGCCATGCGCATCGAGGCCGGCCTCTTCGCCGAGGACAGACTGGCGAACACGCCCAACATGCCTCGCGAGCTCGAGCGCGAGCTGAGGTGGGTCGCCCGCGACGGCCAGCGCGCGAAGAGCCACCTGCTCGGCGCCAACCTGCGTCTCGTGGTCTCGCTGGCCAAGCGCTACACCGGGCGCGGGATGCAGTTCCTGGACCTGATCCAGGAGGGCAACCTCGGTCTGATCCGCGCCGTCGAGAAATTCGACTACACCAAGGGATTCAAGTTCTCCACCTACGCGACCTGGTGGATCCGTCAGGCCATCACACGCGCGATGGCGGATCAGGCCCGCACCATCCGCATCCCGGTGCATATGGTCGAGGTCATCAACAAGCTCGCTCGCGTGCAGCGCCAGATGCTGCAGGACCTGGGCCGCGAGCCCACCCCCGAGGAGCTGTCGAAGGAGCTCGACATGACCCCGGAGAAGGTCATCGAGGTTCAGAAGTACGGTCGCGAGCCGATCTCGCTGCACACCCCGCTCGGCGAGGACGGCGACAGCGAGTTCGGCGACCTGATCGAGGACACCGAGGCGGTCGTCCCCGCGGATGCCGTGGGTTTCACCATGCTGCAGAAGCAGCTGGAGAGCCTGCTCGACTCCCTCTCCGAACGCGAGGCGGGCGTGATCCGCATGCGCTTCGGTCTGGGCGACGGCATGCCGAAGACGCTCGACCAGATCGGCGACACCTTCGGCGTGACGCGCGAGCGCATCCGCCAAATCGAGTCGAAGACGATGGCGAAGCTGCGCCACCCGTCCCGCTCGCAGTCGCTGCGCGACTACCTCGAGTAA
- a CDS encoding MFS transporter: MNSRRSWLIFGVGVFAYLIAVTQRTSIGVAGVSATERFHVSAAVLSTLAVVQLIVYAGMQIPVGVLIDRVGSRWLMLAGTALMVAGQVTVALAPSIAVAILGRILVGAGDATVFTSLIRLVTSWFRGRIVPQLSQWSGNIGQLGQVLSAIPFALLLHQSGWTTAFLSAASLSLIALIGILVAIADRPVGSSEGPRPASWADSLRQLRISLARPGTQLGFWSHFATQSPGTVFSLMWGLPFMVFALGIDRAEASGLLIVPVVAGLIAGPLLGLLTARFPLRRSNLVLGIVAMTAMVWGVFLLWPGVPPTWMLLLVLIALGIGGPGSLIGFDFARTSNPLRSLGSANGIVNVGGFLASFVMMFLIGLVLDAQNHTRTQAGLYALDSFRWAFAVQYLIVGVGVGFLLHARRRTRRRLQEDEGIEVGPLWVALVNVWRRRGGRNVERETTRSGGQGLAENVQ; this comes from the coding sequence GTGAATTCCCGTCGTTCCTGGCTCATCTTCGGGGTCGGTGTCTTCGCGTATCTGATCGCGGTGACGCAGCGTACGAGCATCGGCGTCGCCGGTGTCTCCGCCACCGAGCGTTTCCACGTCTCCGCGGCGGTGCTCTCCACGCTCGCTGTCGTGCAGCTCATCGTCTACGCGGGGATGCAGATCCCCGTCGGCGTGCTCATCGACCGTGTGGGGTCCCGCTGGCTCATGCTGGCCGGAACGGCTCTGATGGTCGCAGGCCAGGTCACGGTCGCTCTCGCTCCGTCGATCGCTGTCGCGATACTGGGACGCATCCTGGTGGGGGCGGGCGACGCCACCGTCTTCACCTCTCTCATACGGCTGGTCACGTCGTGGTTCCGGGGTCGGATCGTGCCTCAGCTCTCGCAGTGGAGCGGGAATATCGGCCAGCTGGGGCAGGTGCTCTCGGCCATCCCGTTCGCGCTGCTGCTGCACCAGTCGGGGTGGACGACGGCGTTCCTGTCCGCGGCTTCCCTTTCCCTGATCGCGCTCATCGGCATTCTGGTCGCGATCGCGGACCGGCCGGTCGGGTCCAGCGAGGGGCCGCGCCCGGCGAGCTGGGCGGACTCGCTCCGTCAGCTCCGAATCAGCCTCGCGCGCCCGGGGACGCAGCTGGGATTCTGGTCGCACTTCGCGACCCAGTCGCCCGGCACCGTGTTCAGCCTGATGTGGGGCCTGCCGTTCATGGTGTTCGCCCTCGGCATCGACCGGGCCGAGGCGTCCGGGCTCCTGATCGTCCCGGTCGTCGCCGGCCTGATCGCCGGTCCGCTGCTCGGCCTGCTCACGGCACGGTTCCCGCTGCGGCGCAGCAACCTCGTGCTCGGGATCGTCGCGATGACAGCGATGGTGTGGGGCGTGTTCCTGCTGTGGCCGGGTGTGCCGCCCACCTGGATGCTCCTCCTCGTGCTGATCGCGCTCGGCATCGGTGGGCCGGGGTCGCTGATCGGCTTCGACTTCGCGCGGACCTCCAATCCGCTGCGCAGCCTCGGCTCGGCGAACGGCATCGTCAATGTGGGCGGGTTCCTCGCGAGTTTCGTGATGATGTTCCTGATCGGGCTGGTCCTGGACGCCCAGAACCACACGCGCACGCAGGCCGGGCTCTACGCCCTCGACTCGTTCCGGTGGGCCTTCGCCGTCCAGTATCTGATCGTCGGTGTCGGCGTGGGGTTTCTGCTGCACGCTCGCCGCCGCACCCGGCGGCGGCTGCAGGAGGACGAGGGAATAGAAGTGGGGCCGCTGTGGGTTGCTCTGGTGAATGTGTGGCGGCGGAGGGGCGGCCGCAATGTTGAGCGGGAAACGACCAGGTCCGGTGGTCAAGGGCTTGCAGAGAACGTGCAATAA
- a CDS encoding proteasome assembly chaperone family protein, whose translation MRDPSELFELTSALEVPDGLPLVAGLTGFADAGSGVSQLGTYLLGTLDSEVDADILLDYRARRPIIYFDQDHLDGYQPSTLRLYLVYDELHQPFLLLSGFEPDFRWEAFTEAILGLMERFRVKSVTWVHAIPMPVPHTRPIGVTVSGNRAELIEAMSIWKPQTQVPANALHLLEFRLQKLSYPIAGFVLLIPHYLADAEYPAAVIAGLESISVATGLIFPTDRLREDDRQFVTNIDEQVAGNAELGRLVGTLENRHDSYMEDNQPRSPLTDRDGELPSADEIAAELENFLAFRRRGDEDNSRGDR comes from the coding sequence ATGCGAGACCCTAGCGAACTGTTCGAGCTCACCTCCGCCCTCGAGGTGCCGGACGGGCTGCCCCTGGTGGCCGGCCTCACCGGCTTCGCGGACGCCGGCTCAGGCGTGAGCCAGCTCGGCACATATCTGCTCGGCACTTTGGACAGCGAGGTCGACGCGGACATCCTGCTCGACTATCGGGCCCGCCGTCCGATCATCTACTTCGATCAGGACCACCTGGACGGCTACCAGCCCTCGACGCTCAGACTGTACCTCGTCTACGATGAGCTGCACCAGCCGTTTCTGCTGCTTTCTGGTTTCGAGCCGGACTTCCGCTGGGAGGCGTTCACGGAGGCCATTCTCGGTCTGATGGAGCGGTTCCGTGTGAAGAGCGTCACCTGGGTGCATGCCATCCCGATGCCGGTCCCGCACACGCGTCCGATCGGTGTGACGGTCAGCGGCAACCGCGCTGAGCTGATCGAGGCGATGTCGATCTGGAAACCGCAGACTCAGGTGCCGGCGAACGCTCTGCACCTCCTGGAGTTCCGGCTGCAAAAGCTCTCCTATCCGATCGCCGGGTTCGTGCTCCTCATTCCGCACTATCTGGCCGACGCCGAGTACCCGGCCGCCGTGATCGCGGGGCTGGAGAGCATCAGCGTCGCGACCGGGCTCATCTTCCCGACCGATCGACTGCGCGAAGACGACCGCCAGTTCGTCACGAACATCGACGAGCAGGTCGCGGGGAACGCCGAGCTCGGCCGGCTCGTCGGCACACTGGAGAACCGGCACGACAGCTATATGGAGGACAACCAGCCACGCTCGCCGCTGACCGACCGCGACGGCGAACTGCCGAGCGCGGACGAGATCGCCGCCGAGCTGGAGAACTTCCTCGCCTTCCGCCGGCGCGGCGACGAGGACAATTCGCGCGGCGACCGTTAG
- a CDS encoding leucyl aminopeptidase, with translation MTPPSLSLSASAPSTPASTDVLVLGARSDSDGVTVLSAGARDGLAAELAAVGFSGGKDELVRLPGAGGGPALAVVGLPDERDEDAFRYAAGTAVRQLAGVQRVALALPTETDAQLGATLEGAALGAYAYTEYREKTKAGVKEPVAEIQVVGRSAEGEALIARAATVAEAAALVKDLVNAPPLDLYPATFADRVEALAADLPVSVEVWDETRLAADGFGGILGVGQGSARPPRLVKVVYSPDSATRHLALVGKGITFDSGGLSLKPASGMVGMKYDMTGAATVLAAALAAATLRLPVRVTAWLCLAENMPSGTAIRPNDVLRIRGGQTVEVLNTDAEGRLVLADGLVAASEERPDAIVDVATLTGAALVALGTRYAAVMGSDDLVADVIAAAKASGELLWPMPLAGELRATIASDVADIANANPGNTAGGMLLAGVFLQEFIGRSGDDEDSPRIPWAHLDIAGPAKGPSAPYGFTGKGPSAVSVRALIRLAEDISGR, from the coding sequence ATGACCCCTCCCTCGCTCTCGCTCAGCGCCTCCGCTCCGTCCACCCCCGCCTCCACCGATGTCCTCGTGCTCGGCGCCCGCTCGGACAGCGACGGGGTGACCGTTCTCTCCGCCGGCGCGCGCGACGGCCTGGCGGCGGAGCTCGCGGCCGTCGGATTCTCCGGCGGCAAAGACGAGCTGGTCCGGCTGCCCGGCGCCGGGGGCGGTCCCGCGCTCGCGGTCGTGGGGCTGCCGGACGAACGGGACGAGGACGCGTTCCGCTACGCCGCCGGAACCGCGGTCCGGCAGCTGGCGGGCGTCCAGCGCGTCGCGCTGGCGCTCCCGACGGAGACCGACGCGCAGCTCGGGGCGACCCTGGAGGGCGCCGCGCTCGGCGCCTACGCCTACACGGAGTACCGGGAGAAGACCAAGGCCGGCGTCAAGGAACCAGTCGCGGAGATCCAGGTGGTCGGGCGCAGCGCCGAAGGGGAGGCGCTGATCGCCCGGGCCGCCACCGTCGCGGAAGCCGCCGCGCTGGTCAAGGATCTCGTGAACGCCCCGCCCCTCGACCTCTACCCCGCCACCTTCGCCGACCGTGTCGAAGCGCTCGCGGCGGACCTGCCCGTATCGGTGGAGGTGTGGGACGAGACCAGGCTCGCCGCGGACGGCTTCGGCGGCATCCTGGGCGTGGGCCAGGGCTCGGCCCGCCCGCCGCGACTGGTCAAAGTCGTGTACTCCCCCGACAGCGCGACCCGGCACCTCGCCCTCGTCGGCAAAGGGATCACCTTCGATTCGGGCGGTCTCTCCCTGAAACCGGCCTCGGGCATGGTCGGCATGAAGTACGACATGACCGGCGCGGCCACCGTCCTCGCCGCGGCGCTGGCCGCCGCGACGTTGCGCCTCCCCGTGCGCGTGACCGCGTGGCTGTGCCTCGCCGAGAACATGCCGTCGGGAACCGCCATCCGCCCGAACGACGTGCTGCGCATCCGCGGAGGCCAGACGGTCGAGGTCCTGAACACCGATGCCGAAGGCCGGCTCGTGCTCGCCGACGGCCTGGTCGCCGCCAGCGAAGAGCGCCCGGACGCCATCGTGGACGTCGCCACCCTCACCGGCGCCGCGCTGGTCGCGCTCGGCACGCGCTATGCCGCCGTCATGGGCTCCGACGACCTCGTCGCTGACGTCATCGCCGCAGCGAAGGCGTCCGGCGAGCTCCTGTGGCCGATGCCGCTCGCGGGCGAGCTGCGCGCCACGATCGCCTCCGATGTCGCCGACATCGCGAATGCCAACCCCGGGAACACCGCGGGCGGGATGCTGCTCGCGGGCGTCTTCCTCCAGGAGTTCATCGGCCGCAGCGGCGATGACGAGGACTCTCCGCGCATCCCGTGGGCCCACCTCGACATCGCCGGGCCGGCGAAGGGTCCGAGCGCTCCGTACGGTTTCACCGGCAAAGGCCCGTCCGCGGTGAGCGTGCGCGCGCTCATCCGATTGGCCGAGGACATTTCCGGGAGGTAG
- the lpdA gene encoding dihydrolipoyl dehydrogenase: MSEQNFDIVVLGGGSGGYAAALRAVELGFTVGMIEKDKVGGTCLHRGCVPTKALLHAAEVADYSREAGKYGIVTQMQGVDINGVTEYRQGIVTKKYKGLQGLVKARGITVIEGEGRLVSPTAVQVGEDTIVGKNVILATGSFSRSLPGLEIGGRVITSEQALELDFVPQKVAVLGGGVIGVEFASVWKSFGADVTVIEALPHLVPNEDESISKSLERAFRRRGIDYRLGVRFAGVSQHENGVVVSLEDGSTVEAELLLVAVGRGPLTQGLGFEEAGIALDRGFVVTDERLRTSAPGVYAVGDIVPGLQLAHRGFQQGIFVTEEIAGLNPVVIPDVNIPKVTYCDPEVASIGLTEIKAVEQYGADRVTSYDYSLAGNAKSEIIGTNGSVKVVRVNDGPVVGVHMIGARVGELIGEAQLAVNWEAYPEDIAPLIHAHPTQNESLGEAFLYLSGKPLHTL; encoded by the coding sequence GTGTCTGAGCAGAACTTTGACATTGTGGTGCTCGGCGGTGGGAGTGGAGGCTACGCAGCGGCGCTGCGTGCGGTCGAACTCGGTTTCACCGTCGGCATGATCGAGAAGGACAAGGTCGGCGGCACCTGCCTGCACCGCGGCTGCGTTCCGACGAAAGCGCTGCTCCACGCAGCCGAGGTCGCCGACTACTCCCGGGAGGCGGGGAAATACGGCATCGTGACGCAGATGCAGGGCGTCGACATCAACGGTGTCACCGAGTACCGCCAGGGCATCGTCACGAAGAAATACAAGGGCTTGCAGGGACTGGTCAAGGCCCGCGGCATCACGGTCATCGAGGGCGAAGGCCGGCTGGTCTCCCCGACCGCCGTGCAGGTCGGCGAGGACACGATCGTCGGCAAGAACGTCATCCTGGCCACCGGGTCGTTCTCGCGCAGCCTCCCCGGCCTCGAGATCGGCGGCCGTGTGATCACCAGCGAGCAGGCCCTCGAGCTGGACTTCGTCCCCCAGAAGGTCGCTGTGCTCGGCGGCGGCGTCATCGGCGTCGAGTTCGCGAGCGTCTGGAAGTCCTTCGGCGCCGATGTGACCGTGATCGAGGCCCTCCCCCACCTGGTGCCCAACGAGGACGAGTCGATCAGCAAATCGCTGGAACGCGCGTTCCGCCGCCGCGGGATCGACTACCGCCTGGGCGTCCGCTTCGCGGGCGTCAGCCAGCACGAGAACGGCGTCGTGGTCTCGCTCGAGGACGGCAGCACCGTCGAGGCGGAGCTGCTTCTCGTCGCCGTCGGCCGCGGCCCGCTCACACAGGGCCTCGGCTTCGAGGAAGCCGGCATCGCCCTCGACCGCGGCTTCGTCGTCACCGATGAGCGCCTGCGGACCAGCGCCCCGGGCGTCTACGCCGTCGGAGACATCGTCCCCGGCCTCCAGCTCGCGCACCGCGGCTTCCAGCAGGGCATCTTCGTGACCGAGGAGATCGCGGGCCTGAACCCCGTCGTCATCCCTGACGTCAACATCCCGAAGGTCACCTACTGCGACCCCGAGGTCGCCTCCATCGGGCTCACCGAGATCAAGGCGGTCGAGCAGTACGGCGCAGACCGGGTCACCAGCTACGATTACAGCCTCGCCGGCAATGCGAAGAGCGAGATCATCGGCACGAACGGCAGCGTCAAGGTCGTCCGCGTGAACGACGGCCCCGTGGTCGGCGTCCACATGATCGGAGCGCGTGTCGGCGAGCTCATCGGAGAAGCCCAGCTCGCGGTCAACTGGGAGGCCTACCCCGAGGACATCGCCCCGTTGATCCACGCACACCCCACTCAGAACGAATCGCTCGGCGAAGCGTTCCTGTACCTCTCGGGCAAGCCGCTCCACACCCTCTAA
- the sucB gene encoding 2-oxoglutarate dehydrogenase, E2 component, dihydrolipoamide succinyltransferase — MSESVSLPALGESVTEGTVIRWLKNVGDHVDVDEPLLEVSTDKVDTEIPSPVSGVIEAILVQEDETVEVGTALVTIGDGSGAGEPPAAPAAETVPAVEAAPAFSAPAAQENTAAPAVPAPTPEAAPAPALQADPALAAAAPAPVAAPTEQAAPAFAPAPTATPAPAPAAAPAQQAAPTAAAAPAPGGAHTGNAGYVTPIVRKLANEQGVDLSVVTGTGVGGRIRKEDILSAATPAAAGLAAAAPSPAAEVSPLRGTTQPMSRLRKVVAERAVVSMQSTAQLTSVVEVDVTKVAALRDRVKSDFLAKTGVKLSFLPFFALAAAEALKTYPVINATVDGDNIVYPDQENMSIAVDTERGLLTPVVRNASELDLAGLAKEISDLAERTRDNRLKPDELAGGTFTLTNTGSRGALFDTPVVFLPQVAILGTGIVTKKPAVVSADGTDSIAIRSTVYLALSYDHRIVDGADAARFLVAVKNRLEGADFEGSLGL, encoded by the coding sequence ATGAGCGAATCCGTCAGCCTCCCGGCGCTGGGCGAAAGCGTCACGGAAGGCACGGTCATCCGCTGGCTGAAGAACGTCGGCGACCATGTCGACGTGGACGAGCCCCTACTCGAGGTCTCGACCGACAAGGTCGACACCGAGATCCCCTCCCCCGTCTCCGGCGTCATCGAAGCGATCCTGGTGCAGGAGGACGAGACCGTCGAGGTGGGCACCGCTCTGGTCACCATCGGCGACGGCTCCGGAGCGGGAGAGCCCCCGGCGGCGCCGGCCGCTGAGACAGTCCCGGCCGTTGAAGCCGCACCCGCCTTCTCCGCTCCCGCCGCGCAGGAGAACACCGCTGCTCCGGCCGTGCCCGCACCCACGCCGGAGGCCGCCCCGGCTCCCGCGCTACAGGCCGACCCGGCTCTCGCCGCCGCCGCACCGGCACCGGTCGCCGCTCCCACGGAGCAAGCCGCACCGGCGTTCGCTCCGGCGCCGACAGCCACACCGGCACCAGCACCCGCCGCCGCGCCCGCGCAGCAGGCCGCGCCGACGGCCGCGGCCGCCCCGGCGCCGGGCGGCGCGCACACCGGCAACGCCGGCTACGTCACGCCGATCGTCCGCAAGCTCGCGAACGAGCAAGGCGTCGACTTGTCCGTGGTCACCGGAACCGGTGTCGGCGGGCGTATCCGCAAGGAAGACATCCTCTCAGCTGCCACTCCCGCCGCAGCGGGCCTGGCGGCGGCCGCTCCGTCACCCGCCGCGGAGGTGTCGCCGCTGCGCGGAACCACCCAGCCGATGTCGCGCCTGCGCAAGGTCGTCGCCGAGCGCGCCGTCGTGTCGATGCAGTCGACCGCTCAACTCACCTCGGTGGTCGAGGTCGACGTGACCAAGGTCGCTGCACTGCGCGACCGCGTCAAGTCCGACTTCCTCGCCAAGACCGGAGTCAAGCTCTCCTTCCTGCCGTTCTTCGCTCTGGCCGCGGCCGAGGCGCTGAAGACCTACCCGGTCATCAATGCGACGGTGGACGGTGACAACATCGTGTATCCGGACCAGGAGAACATGTCGATCGCCGTGGACACCGAGCGGGGTCTCCTCACTCCGGTCGTCCGCAACGCCTCTGAGCTGGATCTCGCCGGCCTCGCCAAGGAAATCTCGGACCTCGCCGAGCGCACCCGCGACAACCGCCTCAAGCCGGACGAACTGGCCGGTGGCACGTTCACGCTGACCAATACGGGTTCGCGCGGCGCGCTGTTCGACACTCCGGTCGTCTTCCTCCCGCAGGTCGCGATCCTGGGGACCGGGATCGTCACCAAGAAGCCGGCGGTGGTCTCGGCAGACGGCACGGACTCGATCGCGATCCGCTCCACGGTCTATCTCGCCCTCTCGTACGACCACCGCATCGTCGACGGTGCGGACGCGGCCCGCTTCCTCGTCGCGGTGAAAAACCGTCTCGAGGGCGCCGACTTCGAGGGAAGCCTCGGACTCTAG
- the lipB gene encoding lipoyl(octanoyl) transferase LipB: MMQFDRSGLDGSPVDYDTALQWQRGLHREVAAGTRAETVLLLEHAPVYTAGKRTTDDERPTDGTPVVDVDRGGKITWHGPGQLVGYPILRLREPVDVVGYVRRLESALIRVLGELGIAGERVEGRSGVWLPGDGTAPDRKLAAIGIRVADGVTMHGFALNCSNSLETYDRIVACGIRDAGVSTITETLGRTVTPQDVAPMVTAALRAEFGLEAAVRAAETEATT; encoded by the coding sequence ATGATGCAGTTCGACCGCTCCGGGCTCGACGGCAGCCCCGTAGACTACGACACCGCGCTGCAATGGCAGCGCGGTCTCCACCGCGAGGTGGCGGCGGGCACGAGGGCCGAGACCGTCCTCCTCCTCGAGCACGCCCCCGTCTACACTGCCGGAAAGCGGACAACGGACGACGAACGCCCCACGGACGGCACACCCGTCGTCGATGTCGACCGCGGAGGCAAGATCACCTGGCACGGTCCGGGGCAGCTGGTCGGCTACCCGATTCTGCGGCTGCGGGAGCCGGTGGATGTCGTCGGGTACGTGCGGCGGCTGGAATCGGCGTTGATCCGGGTGCTGGGAGAGCTCGGCATCGCGGGCGAACGGGTCGAAGGCCGTTCGGGCGTGTGGCTGCCGGGAGACGGAACGGCGCCCGACCGGAAGCTCGCCGCGATCGGCATCCGCGTCGCCGATGGCGTGACGATGCACGGTTTCGCACTCAACTGCTCCAACTCGCTGGAGACCTACGACCGCATCGTCGCGTGCGGAATCCGGGATGCGGGGGTCAGCACCATCACCGAGACGCTCGGCCGCACCGTCACCCCGCAGGATGTCGCGCCGATGGTGACCGCCGCACTGCGGGCCGAATTCGGCCTCGAGGCCGCCGTGCGCGCCGCTGAGACCGAGGCCACCACGTGA
- the lipA gene encoding lipoyl synthase, with product MSAAPEGRRMLRLEVRNAQTPIERKPEWIKTRAKMGPEYRQLHSLVTSEDLHTVCQEAGCPNIYECWEDREATFLIGGSQCTRRCDFCQIDTGKPSEFDRDEPRRVAESVARMGLRYSTVTGVARDDLDDEGAWLYAETIREIHRQSPGTGVEILVPDFSGDPELLGEVFGARPEVFAHNVETVPRIFKRIRPAFRYERSLDVIAQGRAAGLITKSNLILGMGEEHQEISQALRDLHDAGTDIVTITQYLRPSPRHLPVARWVHPDEFVELRDEAEAIGFLGVLAGPLVRSSYRAGRLWAQSMRAKGRAVPEELQHLTDASLGFAQAVS from the coding sequence GTGAGCGCGGCGCCGGAGGGCCGCCGGATGCTGCGGCTCGAGGTCCGGAACGCGCAGACCCCGATCGAGCGCAAGCCGGAGTGGATCAAGACCCGCGCCAAGATGGGACCCGAGTACCGGCAGCTGCATTCCCTGGTGACGTCCGAGGATCTGCACACGGTCTGCCAGGAAGCCGGCTGCCCGAACATCTACGAGTGCTGGGAGGACCGGGAGGCGACCTTCCTCATCGGCGGGTCCCAGTGTACGCGACGGTGCGACTTCTGCCAGATCGACACGGGGAAGCCGTCCGAGTTCGACCGCGACGAGCCGCGCCGGGTGGCCGAGTCGGTCGCGCGGATGGGCCTGCGCTACTCGACGGTCACGGGCGTCGCGCGAGACGACCTGGACGACGAGGGCGCCTGGCTCTACGCGGAGACGATCCGGGAGATCCACCGGCAGAGCCCCGGCACGGGGGTCGAGATCCTGGTGCCCGACTTCTCTGGAGACCCCGAACTGCTCGGCGAGGTGTTCGGAGCACGTCCGGAGGTCTTCGCGCACAACGTCGAGACCGTGCCGCGCATCTTCAAGCGCATCCGTCCGGCTTTCCGCTATGAACGCTCCCTCGACGTGATCGCGCAGGGGCGAGCCGCCGGACTCATCACGAAGTCCAACCTGATTCTCGGGATGGGCGAAGAGCACCAGGAGATCAGCCAGGCGCTGCGCGATCTGCACGACGCGGGCACCGACATCGTCACGATCACCCAGTACCTGCGCCCGAGCCCACGGCACCTCCCGGTCGCGCGCTGGGTACACCCGGACGAGTTCGTGGAGCTGAGGGACGAGGCCGAAGCGATCGGCTTCCTCGGGGTGCTGGCCGGTCCGCTGGTGCGTTCCTCGTACCGCGCGGGACGGCTCTGGGCGCAGTCGATGCGGGCGAAGGGCCGCGCTGTCCCGGAGGAACTGCAACACCTGACGGACGCGTCCCTGGGGTTCGCTCAGGCGGTCTCCTGA
- a CDS encoding DUF4191 domain-containing protein encodes MARKDKSTKEPGRLKQMWQVFQMTRRYDDRAVLYIVLGIVLPILVGVALAIFLTDGNVFTMVLWIVAGVLAGVLTGLIILGRRAERAAYSQIEGQPGAVGAVLRSSLKRSWRGSEMPVAVNGKTQDAVYRATGRGGVVLISEGQRTRTQRMVDEEHRKVTRVLPNVPVTTIAVGPDADAVPLHKIPRTLSKIKPTLTKAEVLAISNRLQSLEGSMPIPKGIDPLKVRAQRAR; translated from the coding sequence ATGGCGCGCAAGGACAAGTCCACCAAGGAGCCCGGTCGGCTGAAGCAGATGTGGCAGGTCTTCCAGATGACCCGCCGCTACGACGACCGCGCGGTGCTCTACATCGTGCTGGGCATCGTCCTGCCGATCCTGGTGGGTGTCGCGCTCGCGATCTTCCTCACCGACGGCAATGTGTTCACAATGGTGCTCTGGATCGTGGCGGGGGTGCTCGCCGGCGTGCTGACGGGCCTTATCATCCTGGGCCGCCGCGCCGAACGCGCCGCCTACTCTCAGATCGAGGGACAGCCGGGAGCCGTCGGCGCCGTGCTGCGCAGCTCGCTGAAACGCAGTTGGCGCGGTTCGGAGATGCCGGTCGCCGTCAACGGCAAGACGCAGGATGCGGTCTACCGGGCCACCGGCCGGGGCGGTGTCGTGCTCATCAGCGAGGGACAGCGCACCCGCACGCAGCGGATGGTGGACGAGGAACACCGGAAAGTCACCCGCGTGCTGCCGAATGTGCCGGTCACCACCATCGCGGTCGGCCCGGACGCGGATGCCGTGCCTCTGCACAAGATCCCGCGCACACTCTCGAAGATCAAGCCCACGCTGACCAAGGCGGAGGTGCTGGCGATCAGTAACCGTCTCCAGTCGCTCGAGGGCTCCATGCCCATCCCGAAAGGCATCGACCCCCTGAAGGTGCGTGCCCAGCGCGCACGCTGA
- a CDS encoding RDD family protein — MPQNVQPSRFGDLAPSRFPGERLGLPEAGPRSVGRVGRRLGAIVIDWAIASVISFAFFRFDSWANIGIFALMQIVFLPTIGGSVGHRLVGLRVVALRGGWIGLWRPIVRTLLLCVVIPALVWDSDQRGFHDKVAGTVLLRG; from the coding sequence GTGCCTCAGAACGTTCAGCCCTCCCGCTTCGGCGACCTCGCCCCCAGCCGGTTCCCCGGCGAGCGGCTCGGCCTCCCCGAGGCGGGTCCGCGCTCCGTCGGCCGGGTCGGTCGGCGTCTGGGCGCCATCGTCATCGACTGGGCCATCGCGTCCGTCATCTCGTTCGCCTTCTTCCGCTTCGACTCCTGGGCGAACATCGGCATCTTCGCGCTCATGCAGATCGTCTTCCTCCCGACCATCGGCGGCAGCGTCGGTCACCGCCTCGTCGGCCTGCGCGTCGTCGCGCTGCGCGGCGGCTGGATCGGTCTCTGGCGGCCGATCGTGCGCACCCTGCTGCTCTGCGTCGTCATCCCCGCGCTGGTCTGGGATTCCGACCAGCGCGGCTTCCACGACAAGGTCGCCGGCACCGTCCTCCTCCGCGGCTGA